The Gadus macrocephalus chromosome 20, ASM3116895v1 genome includes a region encoding these proteins:
- the LOC132448258 gene encoding C-X-C chemokine receptor type 2-like isoform X1 — MGGVWRYSQKRCCLRDIPSDSRQEHTMAGEQLSLADIDAIFKELNITYNGTDFWIDPITQPCNPSPISDTAMIGMSVFYVLVFLLAIPGNLLVGLVICLNKQPLSSSDLYLLHLAVADILLAVTLPFWATSVTLGWVFGDAMCKMVSVLQELSFYVSILFLACISVDRYLAIVRATDTHKVSRRLVVNWCVCAAVWFTGGLLSLPGLLNSANPSTDSSNGTQLSVCTEHYDPGSVQEWRLATRGLSHTLGFVFPLIVMLLCYGTTMRRLLRTKGGFQRQRAMQVIVVLVVAFLVCWTPYHLAVIIDTFLRAGTGPYQCLTRNTMDRAVFATQSLGLLHSCVNPVLYAFVGRKFRGRLESVIQQTGFLERTQTPRPSGSSSTERPSTIL; from the exons ATGGGAGGAGTATGGAGATATAGTCAGAAGCGCTGCTGTCTAAGGGATATACCATCAGACAGCAGACAAGAACACACAATGGCTGGTGAGC AACTTTCCCTCGCTGACATCGACGCCATCTTCAAGGAGCTGAACATAACGTACAACGGCACAGATTTCTGGATTGATCCCATCACTCAGCCATGCAACCCCTCGCCTATCTCCGACACGGCCATGATTGGCATGAGTGTCTTCTACGTGCTCGTCTTTCTGCTGGCCATCCCTGGGAACCTTCTGGTCGGGCTGGTGATCTGCCTGAACAAGCAGCCCCTTTCCTCCTCCgacctctacctcctccacctggccgTGGCCGACATCCTCCTGGCCGTGACTCTCCCCTTCTGGGCCACCTCCGTGACGCTGGGCTGGGTGTTCGGCGACGCCATGTGCAAAATGGTCAGCGTCCTCCAGGAACTCAGCTTCTATGTCAGCATCCTCTTCCTGGCCTGCATCAGCGTGGACCGCTACCTGGCCATCGTTCGCGCCACAGACACTCACAAGGTGAGCCGCCGACTGGTGGTGAACTGGTGCGTCTGCGCCGCCGTGTGGTTCACGGGGGGACTGCTGTCTCTGCCGGGGCTGTTGAACTCTGCCAACCCTTCAACCGACTCGTCCAACGGCACGCAGCTGAGCGTTTGCACCGAGCATTACGACCCGGGCAGCGTCCAGGAATGGAGGCTGGCCACCAGGGGGCTCAGCCACACCCTGGGCTTTGTCTTCCCGTTGATTGTGATGCTGCTTTGCTACGGGACCACCATGCGGCGCCTCCTGCGCACCAAGGGCGGCTTCCAGCGGCAGCGCGCCATGCAGGTGAtcgtggtgttggtggtggccTTCCTGGTGTGCTGGACGCCCTACCACCTGGCGGTGATCATCGATACTTTCCTTCGGGCGGGGACCGGGCCGTACCAGTGCCTGACGCGGAACACCATGGACCGAGCCGTGTTCGCCACGCAGAGTCTGGGGCTGCTGCACAGCTGTGTAAACCCAGTGCTGTACGCGTTTGTGGGCAGGAAGTTCAGAGGGAGGTTGGAGTCAGTGATCCAGCAGACGGGATTTCTTGAGCGCACGCAGACGCCTAGACCGAGCGGGTCCTCATCAACGGAAAGGCCATCCACGATcctataa
- the LOC132448258 gene encoding C-X-C chemokine receptor type 2-like isoform X2 yields the protein MGGVWRYSQKRCCLRDIPSDSRQEHTMAELSLADIDAIFKELNITYNGTDFWIDPITQPCNPSPISDTAMIGMSVFYVLVFLLAIPGNLLVGLVICLNKQPLSSSDLYLLHLAVADILLAVTLPFWATSVTLGWVFGDAMCKMVSVLQELSFYVSILFLACISVDRYLAIVRATDTHKVSRRLVVNWCVCAAVWFTGGLLSLPGLLNSANPSTDSSNGTQLSVCTEHYDPGSVQEWRLATRGLSHTLGFVFPLIVMLLCYGTTMRRLLRTKGGFQRQRAMQVIVVLVVAFLVCWTPYHLAVIIDTFLRAGTGPYQCLTRNTMDRAVFATQSLGLLHSCVNPVLYAFVGRKFRGRLESVIQQTGFLERTQTPRPSGSSSTERPSTIL from the exons ATGGGAGGAGTATGGAGATATAGTCAGAAGCGCTGCTGTCTAAGGGATATACCATCAGACAGCAGACAAGAACACACAATGGCTG AACTTTCCCTCGCTGACATCGACGCCATCTTCAAGGAGCTGAACATAACGTACAACGGCACAGATTTCTGGATTGATCCCATCACTCAGCCATGCAACCCCTCGCCTATCTCCGACACGGCCATGATTGGCATGAGTGTCTTCTACGTGCTCGTCTTTCTGCTGGCCATCCCTGGGAACCTTCTGGTCGGGCTGGTGATCTGCCTGAACAAGCAGCCCCTTTCCTCCTCCgacctctacctcctccacctggccgTGGCCGACATCCTCCTGGCCGTGACTCTCCCCTTCTGGGCCACCTCCGTGACGCTGGGCTGGGTGTTCGGCGACGCCATGTGCAAAATGGTCAGCGTCCTCCAGGAACTCAGCTTCTATGTCAGCATCCTCTTCCTGGCCTGCATCAGCGTGGACCGCTACCTGGCCATCGTTCGCGCCACAGACACTCACAAGGTGAGCCGCCGACTGGTGGTGAACTGGTGCGTCTGCGCCGCCGTGTGGTTCACGGGGGGACTGCTGTCTCTGCCGGGGCTGTTGAACTCTGCCAACCCTTCAACCGACTCGTCCAACGGCACGCAGCTGAGCGTTTGCACCGAGCATTACGACCCGGGCAGCGTCCAGGAATGGAGGCTGGCCACCAGGGGGCTCAGCCACACCCTGGGCTTTGTCTTCCCGTTGATTGTGATGCTGCTTTGCTACGGGACCACCATGCGGCGCCTCCTGCGCACCAAGGGCGGCTTCCAGCGGCAGCGCGCCATGCAGGTGAtcgtggtgttggtggtggccTTCCTGGTGTGCTGGACGCCCTACCACCTGGCGGTGATCATCGATACTTTCCTTCGGGCGGGGACCGGGCCGTACCAGTGCCTGACGCGGAACACCATGGACCGAGCCGTGTTCGCCACGCAGAGTCTGGGGCTGCTGCACAGCTGTGTAAACCCAGTGCTGTACGCGTTTGTGGGCAGGAAGTTCAGAGGGAGGTTGGAGTCAGTGATCCAGCAGACGGGATTTCTTGAGCGCACGCAGACGCCTAGACCGAGCGGGTCCTCATCAACGGAAAGGCCATCCACGATcctataa
- the LOC132448258 gene encoding C-X-C chemokine receptor type 2-like isoform X3 — MIGMSVFYVLVFLLAIPGNLLVGLVICLNKQPLSSSDLYLLHLAVADILLAVTLPFWATSVTLGWVFGDAMCKMVSVLQELSFYVSILFLACISVDRYLAIVRATDTHKVSRRLVVNWCVCAAVWFTGGLLSLPGLLNSANPSTDSSNGTQLSVCTEHYDPGSVQEWRLATRGLSHTLGFVFPLIVMLLCYGTTMRRLLRTKGGFQRQRAMQVIVVLVVAFLVCWTPYHLAVIIDTFLRAGTGPYQCLTRNTMDRAVFATQSLGLLHSCVNPVLYAFVGRKFRGRLESVIQQTGFLERTQTPRPSGSSSTERPSTIL; from the coding sequence ATGATTGGCATGAGTGTCTTCTACGTGCTCGTCTTTCTGCTGGCCATCCCTGGGAACCTTCTGGTCGGGCTGGTGATCTGCCTGAACAAGCAGCCCCTTTCCTCCTCCgacctctacctcctccacctggccgTGGCCGACATCCTCCTGGCCGTGACTCTCCCCTTCTGGGCCACCTCCGTGACGCTGGGCTGGGTGTTCGGCGACGCCATGTGCAAAATGGTCAGCGTCCTCCAGGAACTCAGCTTCTATGTCAGCATCCTCTTCCTGGCCTGCATCAGCGTGGACCGCTACCTGGCCATCGTTCGCGCCACAGACACTCACAAGGTGAGCCGCCGACTGGTGGTGAACTGGTGCGTCTGCGCCGCCGTGTGGTTCACGGGGGGACTGCTGTCTCTGCCGGGGCTGTTGAACTCTGCCAACCCTTCAACCGACTCGTCCAACGGCACGCAGCTGAGCGTTTGCACCGAGCATTACGACCCGGGCAGCGTCCAGGAATGGAGGCTGGCCACCAGGGGGCTCAGCCACACCCTGGGCTTTGTCTTCCCGTTGATTGTGATGCTGCTTTGCTACGGGACCACCATGCGGCGCCTCCTGCGCACCAAGGGCGGCTTCCAGCGGCAGCGCGCCATGCAGGTGAtcgtggtgttggtggtggccTTCCTGGTGTGCTGGACGCCCTACCACCTGGCGGTGATCATCGATACTTTCCTTCGGGCGGGGACCGGGCCGTACCAGTGCCTGACGCGGAACACCATGGACCGAGCCGTGTTCGCCACGCAGAGTCTGGGGCTGCTGCACAGCTGTGTAAACCCAGTGCTGTACGCGTTTGTGGGCAGGAAGTTCAGAGGGAGGTTGGAGTCAGTGATCCAGCAGACGGGATTTCTTGAGCGCACGCAGACGCCTAGACCGAGCGGGTCCTCATCAACGGAAAGGCCATCCACGATcctataa